The DNA region CTCTTCGAGTCATGGCTCGCCGAAGGCGCGTTGAAGCAAGACGCGGAACCGTCGGTCTATCTCCTCTCTCAGACATTCAAGGGGCTTGACGGCCAGGAATTGGTGCGCAAGGGCTTCTTGGCCACGGCACGTCTGCCCGAACGCGGAGAATCGAGTTTCCTGGACCACGAACGGGTCTTCGATAAGAAGGTCTCCGACCGCCTGGCGCTGACCGAACACACGCGGGCACAGCTGGGCGCCGTGTTTGTCATGTACCGCGACCCCGACCGCGAATTGGCCTCTTTCTATGAAGTCATGGACCAGCGCCCCGAGGACATGCGGGCGGTCACTATCGATGGCGTTACCCAACGCGTCTGGAAGGTTCCGCAGGGTGATGCGGCGACGGGTTTCTTCCGGGAAAAGACTCTCTACATCGCCGACGGGCACCACCGGTTTCGCATGGCCTGCCTGTACCGCGACAGGATGCGCGAGCGCGAACAGCCGGCCGGCGACCGGCCCTATGATTTCGTCCTGATGGGATTCGTGGCCATGGAAGACCCTGGACTCCGTATATGGCCGACGCACCGTTTGGTCGACCCGCCTGCGGGGTTCGACGAAAAAGCATTCCTGAAAGCCGCCGAAAAATGGTTTGACATAGCTCACGCCGGGGATGACCTGGCCGCGCAGGTCGAGGAGACTCCGGGATGCGCCATTGGAATGGCGGTACACGGCGGAGGACGCTACCTCCTCACCCTTCGCGATATCGATCGCGCCAAATTCCTTGGCGAGGACCGAACCGATGCCTGGCGTGATCTCGACGTCGCGGTGTTGCACCGGGGATTGCTCGAACGGGTCATGGGCATGCCCGAGGGCGCCGAGTACGCTTATGAACCCAAGGCCGATGCCGCACTCGAAGCCGTGAATTCGGGGGAGAAAAAGCTGGGATTCTTCCTGAAAGGCACCCGAACGGACCAGGTCTGCGCGTGCGCGCATGCCGCCGACCCGATGCCGCAAAAATCGACCTATTTCTTCCCGAAACTGCCTACCGGGGCGGTGATTCACCGGCTGGTGTAGCAAGTCTGAACATTTGATCCCAAAGACGGAGATGTGAAACAAACACGTCTCCGCATCAGTTCCGTCTTATCAATACTCTTCCCCCAAATAAGACCCAAGAGATGCGGTAGTCGCGGGGCCTGCCGAGCACTCCCGGAAGGCAGCCGAACATTGTTTTGAGCAATTCACGAGATTTTGACAAGAAATTACTATGATTTTTCGAGAATTCTGTGCATAATAAATACGGTTGTTCGTCTGATAGCGCGAGAAGAAGGCATGCGCGAGCAGCGTTAAGTGAGGCAATTGACGATGGGACATGGCTTTGTACCTGGCGATCCGGTTGTATACCGCATCAGTAAGCAGAGTGAACATCCGGGCCCGCGTGCAGAAAACATTGTGCCGTCCGCACACGGGGAAACCTATGCCTACACCGTCGATAAGTATTGGCGGGTAAAAGAGATACTTCCGGACGGCAAACTGCTTCTCGAGACGCGGAGGGGCAAGACGCACGTGTGCGACCCCACCGATTTCCGGTTGCGAAAACCCGGATTTCTTACGCGCTTTCTGCACAAGGACCGTTTCCCAGCTTTGAGCGGGCAAAACTCGTAATCTTCCCCGTTAAGCCGAAGACGCCGGTTTGCGAGACCTATGGCCGACCTGATCGCCTTTGACATCGAGACTACTGGTTTATCCCCCTACGAAAACGCCCTGCTCGAAATTGCAGGGGTGAAGTTCCGCGTGGATGGCGCGATCTTTGAGACCTTCCAGGAGCTTGCGAATCCAGGTAGCGCGATTCCGGAAGCGGTACGCGCCATCACGGGCCTCACGGATGAGATGGTGGCCGCGCGCCGGCCGCCCATCGAGGTCCTGCGGGCGTTCTTGGTTTGGGCGGGGCCCGACCCGTACTTTCTCGCCCACAATGCATCGTTCGATATCCGGTTCATCAACGCGGCGTTCTTGAACTCCGCGGAACCCGCGCCGAACCTGCGTCTGGTGGACACCCTTGCCTGGGCGCGGGAACGCTTTCCGGAGCGCAAAGGATACGCGCTCGGGGAATTGCTTGAAGCCATTGGAGCGGCCAGGGAAGGTCTCCATCGCGCTCTTGGCGATGCCATGGGGGTTCGTGCGCTTGTCATGCACTTGCTTGCTGGCGAACCGGAGCCGCTCGCGGCCGTAGCGAAGCGGGTGAATCTGCCGCTGCTTCCGCGGCGCCAAAGCCTCCTGCCGGATTCCATGCTCGACTGAGGCGCGCGCGCTCGGGCCGTGCGACGGCATCGAGGCGGCGCCCGCCCTCATCGACGCCATCAACTGAAGAGCGCGAGGCCCGCCCTTAAGGCGAGCCCCGCGCTGTAATCTGACCGGCGCTATGCGCCCGTGCTTATCCCATATCGTACAAGGTCTTGGTGATGAAGGCCCACGTGCGGCTTACGGGATACTTGCTGGGATACCGCAAGAATTCGACGTGGCCGTCCATGTACAACACGTTGGAGCCGCCCGGCACATGGTTATACGTCACGTAGTTGGCCGAGGGACCGGTTACGGGGGTAGCCGAGATCGAGTCGAACATCATCGGCACTTCGGACTGGGCCATGGCCGAAGCCGCTGGATTGTTGATGTCGGTGATAAAGAAGCGTTCGATGCCTTCGCGCAGGTGATATACCGTTGTCGACCCCAGGTCCTCGTGATCGAAGGTGATGTCCCTGGTGTAGGTGCCGGCCTGCGCCTCGATGTCGCTCAGGCTGGTCGGATTGGGCACCGGCGGAACGAGGTCCGACAGGGGCGTCATGGCGGCCTGCACAGCCGCAAGAGCCGCCAGCGAAATGTCGACCCCGAAGGCAGGGTTTTCGGCGTTGTCGCCGCCCCCGCTCGTCAGCAGATAGTGTTGCGCCAGCAGCGCCCAGCCTGTGTAGATGTACGAGTCTCCATGCAGGCGGCACGGGTCCAGATTGCCTTCCTCGTCCAGCCAGTACGCTTCCATCCGCTCAATGCCGTCCGGGTCGCTGGGGCAGATCAGGATGTTGTAGTCGGTCAGGTATTCGGGATAGATCGCGGTCCCTTCCGGAATTGTGCGCGCGCTCCAGCAATCGCAGCGATGGGCCGGGTCCAGCGGGCCGTCGCTGTCCCAGTTGGTGCTGTCCGAGTATTGCAGCGGCGGGAACTGTTCGCCTTTGCTCTCGTTGGCAAACATTTTCAAAACGAGTCCCATCTGTTTGAGGTTGTTGGCGCAGCTGGCGCGCCGTGCCGCTTCGCGCGCCCGGGCCAGCGCCGGCAACAGAATCGCGGCAAGAATACCGATGATGGCGATAACGACCAGCAGCTCAATAAGCGTGAATCCTCGGGGTTTCATCTGCGAACCCTCCTTCTGGTTGGTGAACTGCATGAAAACACACGCCGTGATGCCGAATTGATGCTATCCCTGATGTTCTGCTTTGTCAACGAGGTTTCGCGCTATCCCTCGCTTATCCGGCTATTCGGGTTGCGTCATGTCCTTATCCGGATAAGAAAGCCTTCGCTGGAGGGATCTTGTTGTCTCCATCAAAGAGCAAGAATGAACTCACACGGAGACACAGAGCATCACTGTGGATTACGCGGTGGCGCTTCATCGAGGGACGGGTCTCGGGTTGTTGGACACAGTGTACGAAGCGGTGCTTGCACGCGATTTGGAGGCCCGGGGTCCGCGCGCGGCACGGCAAGTTCCCGTCCCCATAACTTCGCGGGCGCCATTTTTCCCAGGTCTCTGTGTGAGGTTCCCCAATCATCGTGTTATCCGCCGATTTGGGTCACATCCCTTTGCTTGACGCGGGCGGGGTCAAATCGCCACAATCACGGGATATGTGGCCCGAGGCGCGGGCCTGCGCAAGGGGGCACAACGCATCATCAGGAGGACCTACGAATGACTGCCAGCTTGTCTCGCCGGAAGTTTCTGTCCCGGGCGGCCGCGTTTGTGGCGGCGCCGTACATCATACCTGCCTCTGCCTTGGGCCTGGATGGCGCGACGCCTCCCTCGGAACGCATCGTCGTGGGGTGCATCGGCATTCGCGGCCGCGGCCTGCACGACCTGCGCTGGATGATTGGAAACCCGGACGTCCAGGTCGTCGCCATCTGCGATCTGCAGAAGACCCAGCGCGAAGGCGTCAAGAGTTTCATCGACCAGCACTACGGCAACACGGACTGCGCCATGTACCGCGATCTGCGCGAGTTCCTGCCGTCGCGGCCCGATATCGACGCGGTCCTGATCGCTACGGGCGACCGGTGGCACGCCCAGGCCGCGGTCCGCGCCATGCGCGAAGGCAAGGACGTCTTTTCCGAGAAGCCTTCGTGCATGACTATCGCCGAGGGCCGGGCCGTGGTTGAAACCGCGCGCCGCTACGCGCGCGTCTACCAGACCGGAACCCAGCGGTTGAGCGAGCCCAACCATGTGTTCGCCATCGAAATGGCCCGCACGGGCCGGCTGGGCAAGGTCGATGTCGCCTACGCCCATATCGCCCCGTGGGATGCCGCCAAGATCCCGCGCGAATGGAAGGAAGCCCAGCCAGAACCGCCCAAGGAAGAGGTGGACTGGGACATCTGGCTCGGCCCCTGCCCGTGGCGGCCATACAACGAGGAATACGCCCGCGGCGGATGGCGCGGCGACTACGATTTCCACACGAGCTGCATCGGCGAGTGGGGCGCGCACACCTTCGCCCAGGCCCAGGCCGGACTCGGCCTCGGCGAGTCCTCGCCCGTCAAATACAACTACGTCGATAACGACTCGGCGGACGGCATGGTCTGCGAGTTCGCCACGGGGCAGAAGCTGATCTTCTCGCGCGGCGACAAATACTGGTACGGGTCCTGCGGAGAACGGTTTGACGGCGAACGCGGCTGGGCCGCCGCGGCCGACGGATATTCCGCGCCCGAAGTCTCGTCGCCTGACCTGCTGCGCCAATTCGATGAGGTCATTGGCGAATACGTTGCGCGCACAGGCCGCGCCCTCGACCATATGCGGAACTTCCTCGACTGCGTGAAGTCGCGCGAGGAACCCGTCGCCAATGCGCGAGTGATGCACCACTCGATGTGCACCGTGCACGCGGCCAACATCTGCATGTGGCTCGAACGGGACCTCGAATTCGACCCCGCGACCGAGACGTTCATCAACGACGACGAAGCGAACCGTCTGCGTTCGCGCGCCCAGCGGGAGCCTTGGGTGATATGAGAAGCGAAACGAAAGGAGCACACGCGATCATGCGGAACGCCATTCTCAGGTTTACACTGGCAGGCGTCCTTATCCTGAGCGCCGCCGCGTCCACGCTGGCGCAGGAAACCGACCCCATTGCCGTCTTGAAGTCCGATGCCGACCTGAAAGCCAAGCAAGATGCCTGTATCAAGTTGTCCGTCTACGGGGGAACCGAGGCCATCCCTGTTCTGGAGGCCATGCTTACCAACGAGGAACTTTCGCACATGGCGCGTTACGCCCTCGAGCCCATGCCGTTCCCCGAGGCGGATGCGGCCCTGCGCAATGCCCTCGCCAAGACCAGCGGCGCGCTGAAAGTGGGCATCATGAACTCGCTGGCGTATCGCGGGGATACCGAGTGCGTGCCCGCGCTCATCGCCGCGATGTCGGAGAGCGACCCCATCGTGGTTCAGGAAGCCGCGCGCGCGCTTGGCGTTATCGCCACGTCCGAAGGAGCCGCCGCTTTGACCGCCGCTCTTCCTCAGGCCGATGCCGCTTCGGGCAACCTCCACGCTGTTTTCGACGGGACATTGCGCTGTGCCGAGGCGTTCCTCGTCAAGGGCAGCAAGGCCGACGCCGTCGCGCTGTATGACCGTCTGCGCCAAGTGCCCAATGCCGCCCAAGAGGACCGCGGCGCCGCCTTGCGCGGCGCGGTGGTTGCGCGCGGACCGCAGGAAGGCCTGCCGCTCCTCATCGAAGCCGTGCGCGGAGAAGACGAAGCGGTGTTTGCCGCGGCCCTGCGCACCGCTCGCGAAATGGACGGCGGCGACCCGGTGACGGCCGCACTGGCCGAAGCCCTGCCCGCGTTGACCCCCGAGCGCAAGGTCGCGCTCATGCAGACCCTCGGCGATCGCGGCGGGAGCGCCGCCGGACCGGCGCTGCTGACCGAAGCGCAGGCGGGCCCTGAAGAGGTCCGCATCGCAGCCGTCAACGCGCTGACCCGTCTTGCGCATACCCCGGCGCTGCTCCTCATCGCCCAGCTGGCAAGCGCCGAAGACAGCCCGTTGACCCAGGCCGCCCGCAACGCCTTAGCCTACTTCCCCAACAAAGAGGGCGACGCAGTGCTCGTGTCCATGCTCGATAATCCCGAGCCGGCCGCGCGGCGCGTGGCCGTCGAGTTGATCGGCAAGGGCGGACTGCCCGAGCCCGTCGGCCCGTTGATGAATGTCGCCGAGAAGGATGCGGACCAGACCGTGCGTCTGGCCGCGCTGACGGCCCTCGAAAACCTCGCCGGCATCCCCGAGATGCCGCGTCTTCTGGCCATTCTTCGCAATGCGAAGGCGCCGGAGGAAATGGAAAGCGCCGAGAACACGCTGCGTGCCGTCGTGGACCGTGAACGCAAGCCCACGAGCGCCGGCATCGTCGTTCAGAAGGCGTTGTACGGCGATCTGCCGGGTGGCGCGCCGACCGACGTCACCGAGAAGGTGGCCGAGATGGTCGCCTCGGGCGCCATGGCCATCAGCGCGTCCAACGCCAATTTCGGCGACACGGCGCACGGTGTCGTCAAACAGTTGCGCATCGATTACACGGCTAACGGCGTGGCCCACAGCAAAACGGTGACGGAAGGCCAGTCTTTGAACCTGACCGCCGTATCAATCCCCCCCGCCATCGTGGACGCCTTCTCCGCCGCTTTCGATCAGGCAAAGGGGCAAGCGCCGGCGACCGCGCTCGCGCTGTTGCGTCTGATGGGCGCCACGGGAAGCCCGAAAGCCCTCGAAACGGTCCGCGCCGCGGCGGCCCAGGGCGAAGGCGAGGTCAAACAGACCTCCGAACGGGTTCTGTGCGACTGGCCGACCCCCGTTGCCCTGCCCGTCGTCATGGAGATGGCCAAGACCGCCCCGGACGCCACGCTCAAGGTGCTCGCGTTGCGCGGCGCCGTGCGAATGCTCAAAGAAAGCGAGGCTACACCAGCCGAACGCCTCGAACAACTCACCGCGCTGATGGCGCTCGCCTCGAATGCCGACGAAAAGAAGCAGGTCCTGAGCGGACTGGCCGCCGCACCCAGCCTCGAAGCCCTCGATATGGTCTTTGCGCAGTTCGCCGATGAGGCCGTGCGGCCGGAAGCCGTACAGGCCGCGATCGCTATCGCGCAAGGTTTGGGCGGCGCCGCTCGCGAAGATGCCTCCATCTTCAACGGCAAGGACCTCACCGGATGGTCCGGGACCGGCAATTACTGGCGCGTCGAAGACGGCGCTATCGTGGGCCAGAGCACCGAGCAAGTCCCGGATACGGCCTAC from Candidatus Hydrogenedentota bacterium includes:
- a CDS encoding DUF1015 domain-containing protein, whose product is MPEVRGFRAYRFDPKVVGPYDDVITPPYDVINPAQRAQLMARSPHNMAHVILPEGEGDARYRNAATLFESWLAEGALKQDAEPSVYLLSQTFKGLDGQELVRKGFLATARLPERGESSFLDHERVFDKKVSDRLALTEHTRAQLGAVFVMYRDPDRELASFYEVMDQRPEDMRAVTIDGVTQRVWKVPQGDAATGFFREKTLYIADGHHRFRMACLYRDRMREREQPAGDRPYDFVLMGFVAMEDPGLRIWPTHRLVDPPAGFDEKAFLKAAEKWFDIAHAGDDLAAQVEETPGCAIGMAVHGGGRYLLTLRDIDRAKFLGEDRTDAWRDLDVAVLHRGLLERVMGMPEGAEYAYEPKADAALEAVNSGEKKLGFFLKGTRTDQVCACAHAADPMPQKSTYFFPKLPTGAVIHRLV
- a CDS encoding 3'-5' exonuclease — encoded protein: MADLIAFDIETTGLSPYENALLEIAGVKFRVDGAIFETFQELANPGSAIPEAVRAITGLTDEMVAARRPPIEVLRAFLVWAGPDPYFLAHNASFDIRFINAAFLNSAEPAPNLRLVDTLAWARERFPERKGYALGELLEAIGAAREGLHRALGDAMGVRALVMHLLAGEPEPLAAVAKRVNLPLLPRRQSLLPDSMLD
- a CDS encoding DUF1559 domain-containing protein, encoding MKPRGFTLIELLVVIAIIGILAAILLPALARAREAARRASCANNLKQMGLVLKMFANESKGEQFPPLQYSDSTNWDSDGPLDPAHRCDCWSARTIPEGTAIYPEYLTDYNILICPSDPDGIERMEAYWLDEEGNLDPCRLHGDSYIYTGWALLAQHYLLTSGGGDNAENPAFGVDISLAALAAVQAAMTPLSDLVPPVPNPTSLSDIEAQAGTYTRDITFDHEDLGSTTVYHLREGIERFFITDINNPAASAMAQSEVPMMFDSISATPVTGPSANYVTYNHVPGGSNVLYMDGHVEFLRYPSKYPVSRTWAFITKTLYDMG
- a CDS encoding GxxExxY protein, coding for MDYAVALHRGTGLGLLDTVYEAVLARDLEARGPRAARQVPVPITSRAPFFPGLCVRFPNHRVIRRFGSHPFA
- a CDS encoding Gfo/Idh/MocA family oxidoreductase, whose protein sequence is MTASLSRRKFLSRAAAFVAAPYIIPASALGLDGATPPSERIVVGCIGIRGRGLHDLRWMIGNPDVQVVAICDLQKTQREGVKSFIDQHYGNTDCAMYRDLREFLPSRPDIDAVLIATGDRWHAQAAVRAMREGKDVFSEKPSCMTIAEGRAVVETARRYARVYQTGTQRLSEPNHVFAIEMARTGRLGKVDVAYAHIAPWDAAKIPREWKEAQPEPPKEEVDWDIWLGPCPWRPYNEEYARGGWRGDYDFHTSCIGEWGAHTFAQAQAGLGLGESSPVKYNYVDNDSADGMVCEFATGQKLIFSRGDKYWYGSCGERFDGERGWAAAADGYSAPEVSSPDLLRQFDEVIGEYVARTGRALDHMRNFLDCVKSREEPVANARVMHHSMCTVHAANICMWLERDLEFDPATETFINDDEANRLRSRAQREPWVI
- a CDS encoding DUF1080 domain-containing protein; the encoded protein is MRNAILRFTLAGVLILSAAASTLAQETDPIAVLKSDADLKAKQDACIKLSVYGGTEAIPVLEAMLTNEELSHMARYALEPMPFPEADAALRNALAKTSGALKVGIMNSLAYRGDTECVPALIAAMSESDPIVVQEAARALGVIATSEGAAALTAALPQADAASGNLHAVFDGTLRCAEAFLVKGSKADAVALYDRLRQVPNAAQEDRGAALRGAVVARGPQEGLPLLIEAVRGEDEAVFAAALRTAREMDGGDPVTAALAEALPALTPERKVALMQTLGDRGGSAAGPALLTEAQAGPEEVRIAAVNALTRLAHTPALLLIAQLASAEDSPLTQAARNALAYFPNKEGDAVLVSMLDNPEPAARRVAVELIGKGGLPEPVGPLMNVAEKDADQTVRLAALTALENLAGIPEMPRLLAILRNAKAPEEMESAENTLRAVVDRERKPTSAGIVVQKALYGDLPGGAPTDVTEKVAEMVASGAMAISASNANFGDTAHGVVKQLRIDYTANGVAHSKTVTEGQSLNLTAVSIPPAIVDAFSAAFDQAKGQAPATALALLRLMGATGSPKALETVRAAAAQGEGEVKQTSERVLCDWPTPVALPVVMEMAKTAPDATLKVLALRGAVRMLKESEATPAERLEQLTALMALASNADEKKQVLSGLAAAPSLEALDMVFAQFADEAVRPEAVQAAIAIAQGLGGAAREDASIFNGKDLTGWSGTGNYWRVEDGAIVGQSTEQVPDTAYLWSDLEVGDFYLSAEVMLEPPTANSGIQFRSKKIDEAGHALGYQGDIGQDVWGRIYHQGGRGKLDWNGRAEEAVKPGEWNRLEILAVGPAIWTAINGKLGVACLDLAGKDERTGKIAFQMHAGAPQTHRFRNLKLIHNPKVELGELKADALIPELAIPVPQ